A window from Enterocloster bolteae encodes these proteins:
- a CDS encoding flavodoxin family protein, whose product MVKILGICGSPRRKSCYKALETALEAAKNAEEGVEVELVELRAKKMNFCIHCNKCLRDKSDRCTVFKDDMTELYDKFYEADGVIIASPVYEMNITAQLCTFFDRFRSAWLKGVEDPDFFAHKVGAGITVGGTRNGGQEATMNSITNFFLTQGMTVCTGGSGMYSGPMLWNPGDGSTEIEDPDGFRNCEILGRKMAKMSRIMKEARF is encoded by the coding sequence ATGGTAAAGATACTGGGAATCTGCGGCAGCCCGCGCCGCAAGTCCTGCTACAAGGCGCTGGAGACAGCCCTTGAAGCGGCTAAGAATGCAGAGGAAGGCGTGGAGGTGGAGCTGGTGGAGCTCCGCGCCAAGAAAATGAATTTCTGCATCCACTGCAACAAGTGCCTGCGGGATAAATCCGACCGCTGTACCGTGTTCAAGGACGATATGACGGAGCTGTACGACAAATTTTACGAGGCTGACGGCGTGATTATCGCGTCACCGGTCTACGAGATGAACATAACGGCCCAGCTGTGCACCTTCTTTGACCGGTTCCGCTCCGCATGGCTTAAGGGAGTGGAGGATCCTGATTTCTTCGCCCACAAGGTAGGGGCGGGAATCACGGTGGGCGGCACCAGAAACGGCGGCCAGGAGGCCACCATGAATTCCATCACCAACTTTTTCCTGACACAGGGAATGACGGTCTGTACAGGCGGCTCAGGGATGTATTCCGGCCCCATGCTGTGGAATCCCGGGGACGGATCCACGGAGATAGAGGACCCGGACGGATTCAGAAACTGTGAAATCCTGGGAAGGAAAATGGCTAAAATGTCCAGGATCATGAAAGAGGCAAGATTCTAG
- a CDS encoding xanthine dehydrogenase family protein molybdopterin-binding subunit, which translates to MDNEYTVIGKPRPIGDAALKVTGQKIYVGDMELPGMLYAKVLLSTVPHARIKSIDTSAAEALPGVKAVATYKNTPQVRYNSAVRFIEHKLPDTERIFDDTVRFVGDRVAAVAAESPDIAKKAVNLIKVEYEALPVITDVEEAIKPEAWPIHEGGNIVGISRAEAGNVDEAFQECDYVFEDRYTTQAIHHAAIEPHVAIADFAPNGKLTVYSPCQNTFAFRVIMSRIFGLSYNRIRMVAPAIGGAFGGKLEVTVEPVAAVLSQMTGKPVKVEYNRKESILSTRVRHASVNYVKTGFMKDGTLKAVDFKVYTNTGAYASSALNVSGAMSHKVFKAYKIDHMRFQCQPVYTNTEIAGAMRGYGSPQVYFGWQRQMQKIADFLHMDMAALQMKNMVDPDSCDPIFHKPHGNSRPKDCLKRALELIDYEACLKEQEATRNQDIRIGVGLALGVHGNNCVGAHRDVSTPMLKMNEDGSCIYYTGSHDMGTDTLGMQMQIVSEVLGISMDRIDCLAADTDVVHWHIGDYSSRGVFVAGSAAKKTAEAMKRELQVEAAKLLETEPDDIELHHDRAWSRKNEEKNASLHDVMVHCQSVSMRELMVAETYEAKRGATSYGVHIAKVEVNTLTGEVRPLEYAAVHDIGRAINPLMLKGQLAGAIQMGLGYGLCEDMAYDGDGKPLVQTLKKYKVLRASQMPKLYMDFVETPQGEPDGPYGAKALGECPVVPAAPAVVNAICNAVRGEINELPARPDRVLAALGDK; encoded by the coding sequence ATGGACAATGAATACACTGTAATCGGAAAACCGAGACCCATAGGCGACGCTGCCTTAAAGGTGACGGGACAGAAGATATATGTAGGTGATATGGAACTGCCGGGAATGCTCTACGCAAAGGTGCTCTTAAGCACGGTTCCCCATGCCAGAATAAAGAGCATCGACACCTCCGCGGCTGAGGCGCTGCCCGGAGTAAAGGCGGTTGCCACCTACAAGAACACGCCCCAGGTGCGGTACAACAGCGCGGTCCGTTTTATTGAGCACAAGCTTCCGGACACGGAACGTATCTTTGACGACACCGTGCGCTTTGTGGGAGACAGGGTGGCTGCCGTGGCGGCGGAGTCCCCGGACATAGCGAAAAAGGCAGTAAACCTGATTAAGGTGGAGTACGAAGCCCTCCCGGTGATTACCGATGTGGAGGAAGCCATAAAGCCGGAGGCCTGGCCCATTCATGAGGGAGGAAATATTGTGGGGATCTCCAGGGCAGAGGCAGGCAATGTGGATGAGGCCTTTCAGGAGTGCGATTATGTATTTGAGGACCGTTACACCACCCAGGCCATTCATCATGCGGCCATCGAGCCCCATGTTGCCATAGCTGACTTTGCTCCCAACGGAAAGCTGACCGTATACAGTCCATGCCAGAACACCTTTGCCTTCCGTGTTATCATGTCGCGTATCTTCGGCCTGTCCTATAACAGGATACGGATGGTGGCGCCGGCCATCGGCGGGGCCTTCGGAGGCAAGCTGGAGGTGACGGTGGAGCCTGTGGCGGCAGTGCTCTCCCAGATGACGGGAAAGCCTGTGAAGGTGGAGTACAACAGAAAGGAAAGCATTCTGTCCACCCGTGTGCGCCACGCTTCCGTAAACTATGTTAAAACAGGGTTCATGAAAGACGGAACCTTAAAGGCAGTGGATTTTAAAGTCTACACCAACACGGGAGCCTATGCTTCCAGCGCCCTGAATGTAAGCGGCGCCATGTCCCACAAGGTCTTTAAGGCATATAAAATTGACCACATGCGTTTCCAGTGCCAGCCCGTGTACACCAACACCGAGATAGCAGGAGCCATGAGAGGGTACGGCTCGCCCCAGGTCTATTTCGGATGGCAGAGACAGATGCAGAAGATTGCGGATTTCCTTCACATGGATATGGCGGCTCTGCAGATGAAGAACATGGTGGACCCGGACAGCTGCGACCCTATTTTCCACAAACCCCACGGCAATTCCAGGCCGAAGGACTGCTTAAAGAGGGCGCTGGAGCTCATTGACTATGAAGCTTGCCTGAAGGAGCAGGAGGCTACAAGAAATCAGGATATACGGATTGGGGTGGGCCTGGCTCTGGGAGTCCACGGCAACAACTGTGTAGGCGCCCACCGGGATGTGTCAACCCCCATGCTTAAGATGAATGAGGACGGATCCTGCATCTATTACACCGGCTCTCATGATATGGGTACCGATACGCTGGGGATGCAGATGCAGATTGTATCCGAGGTGCTGGGAATCAGCATGGACCGGATTGACTGCCTGGCAGCGGACACGGATGTGGTCCACTGGCACATTGGGGATTATTCCAGCCGGGGCGTGTTCGTGGCAGGAAGCGCAGCCAAAAAGACAGCTGAGGCCATGAAACGGGAATTGCAGGTTGAGGCAGCCAAGCTGTTAGAGACAGAGCCGGATGATATCGAGCTTCACCACGACAGGGCCTGGAGCAGGAAGAATGAGGAGAAAAACGCCTCCCTTCACGACGTGATGGTCCACTGCCAGTCCGTGAGCATGAGGGAGCTGATGGTGGCCGAGACTTACGAGGCAAAACGGGGAGCCACCTCCTACGGGGTACATATCGCAAAGGTGGAAGTAAACACCCTGACCGGAGAGGTAAGGCCCCTGGAATATGCGGCGGTCCACGATATCGGCCGCGCCATCAATCCCCTGATGCTTAAGGGACAGCTGGCAGGCGCCATACAGATGGGACTGGGTTACGGTCTTTGCGAGGATATGGCATATGACGGGGACGGAAAACCTCTGGTACAGACACTGAAAAAATACAAGGTGCTCCGGGCCTCCCAGATGCCAAAGCTATATATGGATTTCGTGGAAACCCCACAGGGAGAACCGGACGGTCCTTACGGGGCAAAGGCCCTGGGCGAGTGTCCTGTGGTTCCTGCGGCTCCCGCTGTGGTGAATGCCATCTGCAATGCGGTCCGCGGGGAAATCAATGAACTTCCGGCAAGGCCCGACCGGGTCCTGGCAGCCTTGGGAGATAAATAG
- a CDS encoding (2Fe-2S)-binding protein codes for METISLNINGVCRELAVGKNWTLLKTLRDGLRLTGTKCGCETGDCGACMVIIDGVATRSCLVKAVNLEGKAIETIEGLSDGIHLHPIQQAFVDAGAVQCGFCIPGMIMSAKALLDQNPDPREEEVRKAIDPNLCRCTGYDNIVKAILLAASRMGGNRNGQ; via the coding sequence ATGGAGACAATTAGCCTGAATATCAACGGGGTCTGCCGGGAACTGGCAGTGGGAAAGAACTGGACGCTGTTAAAGACGCTGAGGGACGGACTCAGGCTCACAGGAACAAAATGCGGCTGTGAGACAGGGGACTGCGGAGCCTGCATGGTCATCATAGACGGCGTAGCCACCCGCTCCTGCCTGGTAAAGGCTGTCAATCTGGAAGGTAAGGCCATTGAGACCATTGAGGGCCTTTCAGACGGCATCCATCTCCACCCAATCCAGCAGGCCTTTGTGGATGCCGGAGCCGTACAGTGCGGTTTCTGCATTCCCGGCATGATTATGTCAGCCAAAGCCCTTCTGGACCAGAACCCGGACCCAAGGGAGGAGGAGGTCAGAAAGGCCATTGACCCGAATCTGTGCCGCTGTACCGGGTATGACAATATAGTAAAGGCCATTTTACTGGCTGCCAGTCGGATGGGAGGAAACCGGAATGGACAATGA
- a CDS encoding dipeptidase: MRLFDLHCDTIEELKKRGEDYLNCTTQFSLRDREKFQKAVQVMAVFVPDDIRGQEAVQFVLDYHQYMDDQVRRTGGQAELVEKITDLDRILDEGKWAFIRSIESGAALNGDLDNINRFADLNFKMLGLVWNGANELGSGPNNDTGLTAFGKEAVKRMEQVGMIVDCSHLNDAGFEDLLNIAERPFVASHSNVRACCSHPRNLTDAQFKEIVRRGGLCGLNLFSRFIDDDDNGSKDYLLRHIYHMLELGGEDVIAWGGDMDGEITCDPDLNTPYGVGRFADYLVEHGIGEAAVQKIFFDNAYRFFKQQVK; this comes from the coding sequence ATGAGGCTGTTTGATTTACACTGCGACACCATAGAAGAATTAAAAAAACGGGGAGAAGATTATCTTAACTGCACCACCCAGTTCTCCCTCAGGGACAGGGAGAAATTCCAGAAGGCTGTCCAGGTCATGGCTGTTTTCGTGCCTGATGATATCCGCGGGCAGGAGGCAGTGCAGTTCGTACTGGATTACCACCAGTACATGGACGACCAGGTGAGAAGGACAGGAGGCCAGGCTGAACTGGTGGAGAAAATCACGGACCTGGACCGGATACTGGATGAGGGAAAATGGGCCTTTATCCGCTCCATTGAAAGCGGAGCCGCGTTAAACGGAGACCTGGACAACATAAACCGCTTTGCTGACTTGAATTTCAAGATGCTGGGACTGGTGTGGAACGGGGCCAATGAGCTGGGTTCAGGGCCAAACAACGATACCGGGCTCACTGCCTTTGGAAAGGAAGCAGTAAAGAGGATGGAGCAGGTGGGCATGATTGTGGACTGCTCCCATCTCAACGATGCAGGGTTTGAGGACCTGTTAAACATAGCAGAGCGTCCCTTTGTGGCATCCCATTCCAATGTCAGGGCCTGCTGCAGCCATCCCAGGAATCTTACGGACGCGCAGTTTAAGGAAATTGTGCGCCGTGGAGGCCTGTGCGGCCTGAACCTGTTCTCACGGTTCATTGACGACGATGACAATGGCAGCAAGGACTATCTGCTGCGCCACATCTACCACATGCTGGAGTTAGGCGGAGAGGACGTGATAGCATGGGGCGGGGATATGGACGGCGAGATTACCTGCGACCCCGACCTGAACACGCCTTACGGGGTGGGACGGTTTGCGGACTATCTGGTGGAACACGGCATCGGGGAAGCGGCCGTGCAGAAGATTTTCTTTGACAATGCATACCGGTTCTTCAAGCAACAAGTTAAATGA
- a CDS encoding DUF6506 family protein: MAMKKWAMVIMNAGYDPEKDMARLDLEQVETHILTVRNPEEAVALAKRLGEEGFGAIEVCGAFGEELAKKMYEATGCKVPVGYVTTPQDQFEKALAFWS; this comes from the coding sequence ATGGCAATGAAGAAGTGGGCTATGGTAATCATGAACGCGGGCTATGACCCGGAAAAGGACATGGCGCGCCTGGACCTGGAGCAGGTTGAGACACACATCCTCACGGTGAGGAATCCCGAAGAGGCTGTGGCGCTGGCCAAACGTCTGGGAGAGGAAGGCTTTGGAGCCATTGAGGTCTGCGGGGCTTTCGGGGAGGAACTGGCAAAGAAAATGTATGAGGCCACCGGATGCAAGGTTCCTGTGGGCTATGTGACCACCCCCCAGGACCAGTTTGAGAAGGCCCTGGCATTCTGGAGCTGA
- a CDS encoding YgeY family selenium metabolism-linked hydrolase translates to MSMLNEKRAEELLALTTKMIQAPSYSGQENLVVDVMKKFCDEHKFTDIHVDRYGNCICHIKGSKPGPKILFDGHMDTVPVPDKTKWDHDPFGAEIVDGRMYGRGTSDMKGALSAMLAAALYYAEDADYDFPGDIYVAGVVHEECFEGVAAREISAYVKPDYVIIGEASQLNMKIGQRGRAEIVVETFGVPAHSASPHKGVNAVYKMCKVIEEINKLTPPHHDVLGDGILELVDVKSSPYPGASVVPDYCRATYDRRLLTGETKESVLAPLQELLDGMMKEDPQLKAKVSYAVGQEKCWTGETIEAERFFPGWLFDKNEDWVQNIYKEMKEIGLNPTITNYDFCTNASHYAGEAGIRSVGVGPSLETLAHTINEYIEIDQLNKVMESYYGVMKALLK, encoded by the coding sequence ATGTCAATGTTAAATGAGAAAAGGGCAGAGGAACTTCTGGCCCTCACAACTAAAATGATTCAGGCTCCCAGCTACAGCGGCCAGGAGAACCTGGTGGTGGACGTCATGAAGAAATTCTGTGACGAGCACAAATTTACCGATATCCACGTGGACAGATACGGCAACTGTATCTGCCACATAAAGGGATCCAAACCAGGTCCGAAGATCCTCTTTGACGGTCATATGGATACGGTACCTGTACCGGATAAGACAAAATGGGATCACGACCCATTTGGCGCTGAGATTGTGGACGGCAGGATGTACGGCCGCGGAACTTCCGATATGAAGGGCGCCCTGTCCGCTATGCTGGCAGCAGCACTTTACTATGCAGAGGATGCAGACTACGACTTCCCCGGCGATATCTACGTTGCGGGTGTTGTCCATGAGGAGTGCTTCGAGGGCGTGGCTGCAAGGGAAATCAGCGCTTATGTGAAGCCGGATTATGTTATTATCGGCGAGGCATCCCAGCTGAACATGAAGATTGGCCAGAGAGGCCGTGCTGAGATCGTGGTGGAAACCTTCGGTGTTCCCGCCCATTCCGCCAGCCCCCACAAGGGTGTAAACGCAGTCTATAAGATGTGCAAGGTAATCGAGGAAATCAACAAGCTGACACCTCCTCACCACGATGTGCTGGGCGACGGCATCCTGGAGCTGGTGGATGTGAAATCCTCCCCATACCCAGGCGCCTCTGTTGTGCCGGATTACTGCCGCGCAACCTATGACAGACGTCTGCTCACCGGCGAGACAAAGGAGAGCGTACTGGCTCCCTTACAGGAGCTTCTGGACGGCATGATGAAGGAAGATCCGCAGTTAAAGGCAAAGGTTTCCTACGCAGTAGGCCAGGAGAAGTGCTGGACCGGCGAGACCATCGAGGCAGAGCGTTTCTTCCCGGGATGGCTCTTCGACAAGAACGAGGACTGGGTACAGAACATTTATAAGGAAATGAAGGAAATCGGCCTGAACCCAACCATCACCAACTATGATTTCTGCACCAATGCCAGCCACTATGCAGGCGAGGCAGGAATCCGTTCCGTAGGCGTAGGCCCGTCCTTAGAGACACTGGCCCACACCATCAACGAATACATTGAGATAGACCAGTTAAACAAGGTCATGGAATCCTATTACGGAGTCATGAAAGCGCTGTTGAAATAG
- a CDS encoding 4Fe-4S binding protein: protein MLDKSKLTGADISIDFCGCHLQSPYILSSGPLCYGAEGMIKGHEAGAGAVVTKTIRLGAAINPVHHMGTVNQDSLINCEKWADSDRLNWYENEIPKTVAAGAVVIGSVGHTLKEAQAIVKDVERAGAHMIELVSYTEDTLLPMLDYTKEHVDIPVICKLSGNWPDTAATARRCLEHGANGICAIDSIGPTLKIDIEKAAPEMMSGDGFGWMTGAAMRPIAMRYNYQIAKENPQLMNLYASGGVMKADDAIEYMMAGAMGVGVCTAGILKGVEYVEKMCYDLSKRLAELGYSSIQEVNRAAHPNFPSEEHISGLKFHFTPFKEDGTTKKCVSCKKCETVCCYDARKLTFPEMTVDMDKCRCCGLCLDVCPTGALTAELAPQTEKDLELAQKSKDFYELVK, encoded by the coding sequence ATGTTAGATAAATCAAAATTAACCGGAGCGGATATCTCCATTGACTTCTGCGGATGCCATCTGCAGAGCCCCTATATTCTCTCATCAGGACCCTTATGCTACGGGGCGGAGGGAATGATTAAGGGCCATGAGGCCGGCGCCGGCGCGGTGGTGACAAAGACCATCCGCCTGGGAGCAGCCATCAACCCGGTACACCACATGGGCACCGTGAACCAAGATTCCCTGATCAACTGCGAGAAGTGGGCTGATTCCGACCGCCTGAACTGGTATGAGAACGAGATACCGAAAACCGTTGCAGCCGGAGCCGTTGTCATTGGTTCCGTGGGCCATACCTTAAAGGAGGCCCAGGCCATTGTAAAGGATGTGGAACGTGCCGGAGCCCATATGATTGAGCTGGTATCCTATACAGAGGACACACTGCTTCCCATGCTGGACTACACCAAGGAGCATGTGGATATTCCCGTTATCTGCAAGCTGTCCGGCAACTGGCCCGACACTGCGGCAACCGCCAGGAGATGCCTGGAGCACGGCGCCAACGGAATCTGCGCCATTGATTCCATCGGACCCACACTGAAGATTGACATTGAGAAGGCTGCTCCTGAGATGATGAGCGGGGACGGCTTCGGCTGGATGACAGGCGCTGCCATGAGGCCCATCGCCATGCGCTACAATTACCAGATTGCCAAAGAAAATCCCCAGCTTATGAACCTGTACGCGTCCGGCGGAGTCATGAAGGCGGATGACGCCATCGAGTACATGATGGCAGGAGCCATGGGTGTAGGCGTCTGCACGGCCGGTATCCTTAAGGGCGTGGAGTATGTGGAGAAGATGTGCTATGACCTGTCAAAGCGCCTGGCAGAGCTGGGATACAGCTCCATTCAGGAGGTAAACAGGGCAGCCCATCCAAACTTCCCCAGTGAAGAGCATATTTCCGGTCTGAAGTTCCATTTCACACCATTTAAGGAAGACGGCACCACAAAGAAATGTGTGAGCTGCAAAAAGTGCGAGACCGTCTGCTGCTATGACGCCAGGAAGCTCACCTTCCCGGAAATGACAGTGGATATGGATAAATGCAGGTGCTGCGGTCTCTGTCTGGACGTATGTCCCACAGGCGCCCTCACCGCAGAGCTGGCTCCTCAGACAGAAAAGGATCTGGAACTGGCACAGAAGTCAAAGGACTTCTACGAGTTGGTTAAGTAG
- the dpaL gene encoding diaminopropionate ammonia-lyase: protein MSCEIKWALNKMPKTEDKNLPIMSVVEVKKARAFHESIPQYQVTPLADLKNMAEYLGLAKACVKDESYRFGLNAFKVLGGSYAIARYIAKETKRDISQMPYSVLTSKELRDEFGQATFFSATDGNHGRGVAWAANRLGQKCVIRMPVGSTENRRRHIEDEGAECTIEKVNYDDCVRMVAEEAKHAERGVVIQDTAWEGYEEIPSWIMQGYSTMADEAVEQFEERPTHVFVQAGVGSLAGGVVGYFANKYKKNPPVMVVVEAEPAACLYRGAEAADGEIRIVDGEMPTIMAGLCCGEPNITSWDILKNHVTAFLAVNDDVARRGMRMLAAPFKGDPQVVSGESGAATFGALATIMKDESYRELRLELGLNQDSKVLMFSTEGDTDPDRYKTIVWEGGLK from the coding sequence ATGAGCTGTGAAATCAAATGGGCTTTAAACAAGATGCCTAAGACAGAAGACAAAAATCTTCCCATCATGTCTGTGGTGGAGGTAAAGAAGGCAAGGGCTTTCCATGAAAGCATTCCCCAGTACCAGGTAACACCTCTGGCAGACCTTAAGAATATGGCGGAATATCTGGGCCTGGCAAAGGCCTGTGTAAAGGATGAGAGCTACCGGTTTGGATTAAATGCATTCAAAGTATTAGGCGGTTCCTATGCCATCGCCAGATACATTGCAAAAGAGACAAAACGCGACATCAGCCAGATGCCTTACAGCGTGCTCACTTCCAAGGAGCTTCGCGACGAGTTCGGCCAGGCCACCTTTTTCTCTGCAACAGACGGAAACCACGGCAGGGGCGTTGCCTGGGCCGCCAACCGTCTTGGCCAGAAATGCGTTATCCGTATGCCTGTGGGCTCCACTGAGAACAGGCGCCGCCACATCGAGGATGAAGGCGCTGAGTGCACCATCGAGAAGGTAAACTACGACGACTGTGTCAGGATGGTGGCCGAGGAGGCCAAACACGCGGAGCGCGGCGTGGTCATCCAGGATACTGCATGGGAAGGCTATGAGGAGATTCCGTCCTGGATTATGCAGGGCTATTCCACCATGGCTGACGAGGCAGTGGAGCAGTTTGAGGAGCGTCCCACCCATGTGTTTGTCCAGGCAGGCGTGGGAAGCCTGGCAGGAGGCGTGGTGGGATACTTTGCCAACAAGTATAAGAAGAATCCTCCGGTTATGGTAGTGGTGGAAGCAGAGCCTGCAGCCTGCCTTTACAGGGGCGCAGAGGCGGCAGACGGGGAGATACGCATTGTGGACGGCGAAATGCCCACCATCATGGCAGGCCTGTGCTGCGGTGAACCCAATATCACTTCCTGGGATATCTTAAAGAACCATGTGACCGCCTTCCTGGCAGTGAACGACGATGTGGCCAGAAGAGGCATGCGCATGCTGGCAGCTCCCTTTAAGGGAGACCCCCAGGTGGTTTCAGGTGAGTCCGGCGCAGCCACATTCGGCGCCCTGGCCACCATCATGAAGGATGAATCCTACCGCGAGCTGCGTCTGGAGCTTGGACTGAATCAGGATTCCAAGGTACTTATGTTCTCCACCGAGGGAGACACGGATCCGGACCGCTATAAGACCATTGTATGGGAAGGCGGACTGAAGTAA
- a CDS encoding (2Fe-2S)-binding protein — MEKMKISFTLNGKPCQVEVKPHQRLLDMLRDDLRLTGTKEGCGIGECGACTVIMDGKAVTACLVPAPAVDGRNVVTIEGVGCDGKLDPVQEAVLENHALQCGFCTPGFIMSAKALLDENPDATREEIRRAISGNLCRCTGYEQLTDAIYQAAEELKKLHMEKL; from the coding sequence GTGGAGAAGATGAAAATAAGTTTTACATTAAACGGAAAGCCCTGCCAGGTGGAGGTAAAACCCCACCAGAGGCTTTTGGATATGCTGAGAGACGACCTGCGCCTGACCGGTACCAAGGAAGGCTGCGGAATCGGTGAGTGCGGTGCCTGTACCGTGATTATGGACGGCAAGGCAGTTACGGCCTGTCTGGTGCCGGCTCCGGCGGTGGACGGCCGGAACGTGGTCACCATCGAGGGCGTGGGCTGCGACGGGAAGCTGGATCCGGTGCAGGAGGCAGTTCTTGAGAACCATGCGCTCCAGTGCGGATTCTGTACACCGGGATTCATCATGAGCGCCAAGGCTCTCTTAGACGAGAATCCGGATGCCACACGGGAGGAAATCCGCCGTGCCATATCCGGAAACCTGTGCCGCTGTACAGGGTATGAGCAGCTGACCGACGCCATCTACCAGGCGGCAGAGGAGCTTAAGAAGCTCCATATGGAGAAGCTGTAA